The segment CGTCCTAGCCATCATCTGACCTACGTATTCCTCAGTGCAAGTAGCTTCAAGTTGGGCTCTCTTGTCGGGGTAACGTGTTTCGATGTAGTATAGCGAAAGGCGACGCAGGAGATCTCGTCGGTTTTCATCGCACTCCGCCAAAATACCGGCGGAACCGGCAAGCGAAACGAGGTCGTGCTTCCTGGGAGGGGTCTCGCCCGTCTGTTCGACATAGACTGCCTTGATTGCTTTCTCCGCTGCTTGCTGGCACATGAACATCGCCCACAGATACCTGTTTCCTTTGAAGCAGTGCTCGGCCGTGCTCAGGTCATCCTCGGCGATCTCCAGCCACACGGAGGCTTGTGGCCTCATGTGCATCACCCTTCTCACGAGGCGGGCTGATAATGCCGCATCTCGTAAACTGCTTGGTTCGGCCCTGGCGCGCCCATCATCTGTTAGCATCTGCAACACGGATCCCAAAATGAGGATACCACGACTTCCTATGTGCAATCAACTTCCATTCGGTATATGTCCCTCACGACCACGAGGCGGGCGGGAAGGTTGACGCCGGCCGCGAGGGTGGGCGTGCATGAGACGACCTTGAGGTGGCGGTTACGAAAGGTGGCCTCCACGCAGGCGCGGGCGTCGCGCGACAGGCCCGCGTAGTGGTAGGCCACACCGCCGGATAGGAGCTC is part of the Bacillota bacterium genome and harbors:
- a CDS encoding HEPN domain-containing protein → MRPQASVWLEIAEDDLSTAEHCFKGNRYLWAMFMCQQAAEKAIKAVYVEQTGETPPRKHDLVSLAGSAGILAECDENRRDLLRRLSLYYIETRYPDKRAQLEATCTEEYVGQMMART